A DNA window from Gorilla gorilla gorilla isolate KB3781 chromosome 6, NHGRI_mGorGor1-v2.1_pri, whole genome shotgun sequence contains the following coding sequences:
- the SMARCD3 gene encoding SWI/SNF-related matrix-associated actin-dependent regulator of chromatin subfamily D member 3 isoform X1 — MAADEVAGGARKATKSKLFEFLVHGVRPGMPSGARMPHQGAPMGPPGSPYMGSPAVRPGLAPAGMEPARKRAAPPPGQSQAQSQGQPVPTAPARSRSAKRRKMADKILPQRIRELVPESQAYMDLLAFERKLDQTIMRKRVDIQEALKRPMKQKRKLRLYISNTFNPAKPDAEDSDGSIASWELRVEGKLLDDPSKQKRKFSSFFKSLVIELDKDLYGPDNHLVEWHRTPTTQETDGFQVKRPGDLSVRCTLLLMLDYQPPQFKLDPRLARLLGLHTQSRSAIVQALWQYVKTNRLQDSHDKEYINGDKYFQQIFDCPRLKFSEIPQRLTALLLPPDPIVINHVISVDPSDQKKTACYDIDVEVEEPLKGQMSSFLLSTANQQEISALDSKIHETIESINQLKIQRDFMLSFSRDPKGYVQDLLRSQSRDLKVMTDVAGNPEEERRAEFYHQPWSQEAVSRYFYCKIQQRRQELEQSLVVRNT, encoded by the exons ATGGCCGCGGACGAAGTTGCCGGAGGGGCGCGCAAAGCCACGAAAAGCAAACTTTTTGAGTTTCTGGTCCATGGGGTG CGCCCCGGGATGCCGTCTGGAGCCCGGATGCCCCACCAGGGGGCGCCCATGGGCCCCCCGGGCTCCCCGTACATGGGCAGCCCCGCCGTGCGACCCGGCCTGGCCCCCGCGGGCATGGAGCCCGCCCGCAAGCGAGCAGCGCCCCCGCCCGGGCAGAGCCAGGCACAGAGCCAGGGCCAGCCGGTGCCCACCGCCCCCGCGCGGAGCCGCAG tGCCAAGAGGAGGAAGATGGCTGACAAAATCCTCCCTCAAAGG ATTCGGGAGCTGGTCCCCGAGTCCCAGGCTTACATGGACCTCTTGGCATTTGAGAGGAAACTGGATCAAACCATCATGCGGAAGCGGGTGGACATCCAGGAGGCTCTGAAGAGGCCCATGAAG CAAAAGCGGAAGCTGCGACTCTATATCTCCAACACTTTTAACCCTGCAAAGCCTGATGCTGAGGATTCCGACGGCAGCATTGCCTCCTGGGAGCTACGGGTGGAGGGGAAGCTCCTGGATGAT CCCAGCAAACAGAAGCGGAagttctcttctttcttcaagAGTTTGGTCATCGAGCTGGACAAAGATCTTTATGGCCCTGACAACCACCTCGTTGAG TGGCATCGGACACCCACGACCCAGGAGACGGATGGCTTCCAGGTGAAACGGCCTGGGGACCTGAGTGTGCGCTGCACGCTGCTCCTCATGCTGGACTACCAG cctccccagttcaaACTGGATCCCCGCCTAGCCCGGCTGCTGGGGCTGCACACACAGAGCCGCTCAGCCATCGTCCAGGCCCTGTGGCAGTATGTGAAGACCAACAGGCTGCAGGACTCCCATGACAAGGAATACATCAATGGGGACAAGTATTTCCAGCAG ATTTTTGATTGTCCCCGGCTGAAGTTTTCTGAGATTCCCCAGCGCCTCACAGCCCTGCTATTGCCCCCTGACCCAATTGTCATCAACCATGTCATCAG CGTGGACCCTTCAGACCAGAAGAAGACGGCGTGCTATGACATTGACGTGGAGGTGGAGGAGCCATTAAAGGGGCAGATGAGCAGCTTCCTCCTGTCCACGGCCAACCAGCAGGAGATCAGTGCTCTGGACAGTAAG ATCCATGAGACGATTGAGTCCATAAACCAGCTCAAGATCCAGAGGGACTTCATGCTAAGCTTCTCCAGAGACCCCAAAGGCTATGTCCAAGACCTGCTCCGCTCCCAGAGCCGGGACCTCAAG GTGATGACAGATGTAGCCGGCAACCCCGAAGAGGAGCGCCGGGCTGAGTTCTACCACCAGCCCTGGTCCCAGGAGGCCGTCAGTCGCTACTTCTACTGCAAG ATCCAGCAGCGCAGGCAGGAGCTGGAGCAGTCGCTGGTTGTGCGCAACACCTAG
- the SMARCD3 gene encoding SWI/SNF-related matrix-associated actin-dependent regulator of chromatin subfamily D member 3 isoform X3: MADKILPQRIRELVPESQAYMDLLAFERKLDQTIMRKRVDIQEALKRPMKQKRKLRLYISNTFNPAKPDAEDSDGSIASWELRVEGKLLDDPSKQKRKFSSFFKSLVIELDKDLYGPDNHLVEWHRTPTTQETDGFQVKRPGDLSVRCTLLLMLDYQPPQFKLDPRLARLLGLHTQSRSAIVQALWQYVKTNRLQDSHDKEYINGDKYFQQIFDCPRLKFSEIPQRLTALLLPPDPIVINHVISVDPSDQKKTACYDIDVEVEEPLKGQMSSFLLSTANQQEISALDSKIHETIESINQLKIQRDFMLSFSRDPKGYVQDLLRSQSRDLKVMTDVAGNPEEERRAEFYHQPWSQEAVSRYFYCKIQQRRQELEQSLVVRNT; encoded by the exons ATGGCTGACAAAATCCTCCCTCAAAGG ATTCGGGAGCTGGTCCCCGAGTCCCAGGCTTACATGGACCTCTTGGCATTTGAGAGGAAACTGGATCAAACCATCATGCGGAAGCGGGTGGACATCCAGGAGGCTCTGAAGAGGCCCATGAAG CAAAAGCGGAAGCTGCGACTCTATATCTCCAACACTTTTAACCCTGCAAAGCCTGATGCTGAGGATTCCGACGGCAGCATTGCCTCCTGGGAGCTACGGGTGGAGGGGAAGCTCCTGGATGAT CCCAGCAAACAGAAGCGGAagttctcttctttcttcaagAGTTTGGTCATCGAGCTGGACAAAGATCTTTATGGCCCTGACAACCACCTCGTTGAG TGGCATCGGACACCCACGACCCAGGAGACGGATGGCTTCCAGGTGAAACGGCCTGGGGACCTGAGTGTGCGCTGCACGCTGCTCCTCATGCTGGACTACCAG cctccccagttcaaACTGGATCCCCGCCTAGCCCGGCTGCTGGGGCTGCACACACAGAGCCGCTCAGCCATCGTCCAGGCCCTGTGGCAGTATGTGAAGACCAACAGGCTGCAGGACTCCCATGACAAGGAATACATCAATGGGGACAAGTATTTCCAGCAG ATTTTTGATTGTCCCCGGCTGAAGTTTTCTGAGATTCCCCAGCGCCTCACAGCCCTGCTATTGCCCCCTGACCCAATTGTCATCAACCATGTCATCAG CGTGGACCCTTCAGACCAGAAGAAGACGGCGTGCTATGACATTGACGTGGAGGTGGAGGAGCCATTAAAGGGGCAGATGAGCAGCTTCCTCCTGTCCACGGCCAACCAGCAGGAGATCAGTGCTCTGGACAGTAAG ATCCATGAGACGATTGAGTCCATAAACCAGCTCAAGATCCAGAGGGACTTCATGCTAAGCTTCTCCAGAGACCCCAAAGGCTATGTCCAAGACCTGCTCCGCTCCCAGAGCCGGGACCTCAAG GTGATGACAGATGTAGCCGGCAACCCCGAAGAGGAGCGCCGGGCTGAGTTCTACCACCAGCCCTGGTCCCAGGAGGCCGTCAGTCGCTACTTCTACTGCAAG ATCCAGCAGCGCAGGCAGGAGCTGGAGCAGTCGCTGGTTGTGCGCAACACCTAG
- the CHPF2 gene encoding chondroitin sulfate glucuronyltransferase isoform X1: MRLSSLLALLRPALPLILGLSLGCSLSLLRVSWIQGEGEDPCVEAVGERGGPQNPDSRARLDQSDEDFKPRIVPYYRDPNKPYKKVLRTRYIQTELGSRERLLVAVLTSRATLSTLAVAVNRTVAHHFPRLLYFTGQRGARAPAGMQVVSHGDERPAWLMSETLRHLHTHFGADYDWFFIMQDDTYVQAPRLAALAGHLSINQDLYLGRAEEFIGAGEQARYCHGGFGYLLSRSLLLRLRPHLDGCRGDILSARPDEWLGRCLIDSLGVGCVSQHQGQQYRSFELAKNRDPEKEGSSAFLSAFAVHPVSEGTLMYRLHKRFSALELERAYSEIEQLQAQIRNLTVLTPEGEAGLSWPVGLPAPFTPHSRFEVLGWDYFTEQHTFSCADGAPKCPLQGASRADVGDALETALEQLNRRYQPRLRFQKQRLLNGYRRFDPARGMEYTLDLLLECVTQRGHRRALARRVSLLRPLSRVEILPMPYVTEATRVQLVLPLLVAEAAAAPAFLEAFAANVLEPREHALLTLLLVYGPREGGRGAPDPFLGVKAAAAELERRYPGTRLAWLAVRAEAPSQVRLMDVVSKKHPVDTLFFLTTVWTRPGPEVLNRCRMNAISGWQAFFPVHFQEFNPALSPQRSPPGPPGAGPDPPSPPGADPSRGAPIGGRFDRQASAEGCFYNADYLAARARLAGELAGQEEEEALEGLEVMDVFLRFSGLHLFRAVEPGLVQKFSLRDCSPRLSEELYHRCRLSNLEGLGGRAQLAMALFEQEQANST; encoded by the exons ATGCGACTGAGCTCCCTGTTGGCTCTGCTGCGGCCAGCGCTTCCCCTCATCTTAGGGCTGTCTCTGGGGTGCAGCCTGAGCCTCCTGCGGGTTTCCTGGATCCAGGGGGAGGGAGAAGATCCCTGTGTCGAGGCTGTAGGGGAGCGAGGAGGGCCACAGAATCCAGATTCGAGAGCTCGGCTAGACCAAAGTGATGAAGACTTCAAACCCCGGATTGTCCCCTACTACAGGGACCCCAACAAGCCCTACAAGAAGGTGCTCAG GACTCGGTACATCCAGACAGAGCTGGGCTCCCGTGAGCGGTTGCTGGTGGCTGTCCTGACCTCCCGAGCTACACTGTCCACTTTGGCCGTGGCTGTGAACCGTACGGTGGCCCATCACTTCCCTCGGTTACTCTACTTCACTGGGCAGCGGGGGGCCCGGGCTCCAGCAGGGATGCAGGTGGTGTCTCATGGGGATGAGCGGCCCGCCTGGCTCATGTCAGAGACCCTGCGCCACCTTCACACACACTTTGGGGCCGACTACGACTGGTTCTTCATCATGCAGGATGACACATATGTGCAGGCCCCCCGCCTGGCAGCCCTTGCTGGCCACCTCAGCATCAACCAAGACCTGTACTTAGGCCGGGCAGAGGAGTTCATTGGCGCAGGCGAGCAGGCCCGGTACTGTCATGGGGGCTTTGGCTACCTGTTGTCACGGAGTCTCCTGCTTCGTCTGCGGCCACATCTGGATGGCTGCCGAGGAGACATTCTCAGTGCCCGTCCTGACGAGTGGCTTGGACGCTGCCTTATTGACTCTCTGGGCGTCGGTTGTGTCTCACAGCACCAG GGGCAGCAGTATCGCTCATTTGAACTGGCCAAAAATAGGGACCCTGAGAAGGAAGGGAGCTCAGCTTTCCTGAGTGCCTTCGCCGTGCACCCTGTCTCCGAAGGTACCCTCATGTACCGGCTCCACAAACGCTTCAGCGCTCTGGAGTTGGAGCGGGCTTACAGTGAAATAGAACAACTGCAG GCTCAGATCCGGAACCTGACCGTGCTGACCCCCGAAGGGGAGGCAGGGCTGAGCTGGCCCGTTGGGCTCCCTGCTCCTTTCACACCACACTCTCGCTTTGAGGTGCTGGGCTGGGACTACTTCACAGAGCAGCACACCTTCTCCTGTGCAGATGGGGCTCCCAAGTGCCCACTACAGGGGGCTAGCAGGGCGGACGTGGGTGATGCGTTGGAGACTGCCCTGGAGCAGCTCAATCGGCGCTATCAGCCCCGCCTGCGCTTCCAGAAGCAGCGACTGCTCAACGGCTATCGGCGCTTCGACCCAGCACGGGGCATGGAGTACACCCTGGACCTGCTGTTGGAATGTGTGACACAGCGTGGGCACCGGCGGGCCCTAGCTCGCAGGGTCAGCCTGCTGCGGCCACTGAGCCGGGTGGAAATCCTACCTATGCCCTATGTCACTGAGGCCACCCGAGTGCAGCTGGTGCTGCCACTCCTGGTGGCTGAAGCTGCTGCAGCCCCGGCTTTCCTCGAGGCCTTTGCAGCCAATGTCCTGGAGCCACGAGAACATGCATTGCTCACCCTGTTGCTGGTCTACGGGCCACGAGAAGGTGGCCGTGGAGCTCCAGACCCATTTCTTGGGGTGAAGGCTGCAGCAGCTGAGTTAGAGCGACGGTACCCTGGGACGAGGCTGGCCTGGCTCGCTGTGCGAGCAGAGGCCCCTTCCCAGGTGCGACTCATGGATGTGGTCTCGAAGAAGCACCCTGTGGACACTCTCTTCTTCCTTACCACCGTGTGGACAAGGCCTGGGCCCGAAGTCCTCAACCGCTGTCGCATGAATGCCATCTCTGGCTGGCAGGCCTTCTTTCCAGTCCATTTCCAGGAGTTCAATCCTGCCCTGTCACCACAGAGATCACCCCCAGGGCCCCCGGGGGCTGGCCCTGACCCCCCCTCCCCTCCTGGTGCTGACCCCTCCCGGGGGGCTCCTATAGGGGGGAGATTTGACCGGCAGGCTTCTGCGGAGGGCTGCTTCTACAACGCTGACTACCTGGCGGCCCGAGCCCGGCTGGCAGGTGAACTGGCAGgccaggaagaggaggaagccCTGGAGGGGCTGGAGGTGATGGATGTTTTCCTCCGGTTCTCAGGGCTCCACCTCTTTCGGGCCGTAGAGCCAGGGCTGGTGCAGAAGTTCTCCCTGCGGGACTGCAGCCCACGGCTCAGTGAGGAACTCTACCACCGCTGCCGCCTCAGCAACCTGGAGGGGCTAGGGGGCCGTGCCCAGCTGGCTATGGCTCTCTTTGAGCAGGAGCAGGCCAATAGCACTTAG
- the SMARCD3 gene encoding SWI/SNF-related matrix-associated actin-dependent regulator of chromatin subfamily D member 3 isoform X2: MTPGLQHPPTVVQRPGMPSGARMPHQGAPMGPPGSPYMGSPAVRPGLAPAGMEPARKRAAPPPGQSQAQSQGQPVPTAPARSRSAKRRKMADKILPQRIRELVPESQAYMDLLAFERKLDQTIMRKRVDIQEALKRPMKQKRKLRLYISNTFNPAKPDAEDSDGSIASWELRVEGKLLDDPSKQKRKFSSFFKSLVIELDKDLYGPDNHLVEWHRTPTTQETDGFQVKRPGDLSVRCTLLLMLDYQPPQFKLDPRLARLLGLHTQSRSAIVQALWQYVKTNRLQDSHDKEYINGDKYFQQIFDCPRLKFSEIPQRLTALLLPPDPIVINHVISVDPSDQKKTACYDIDVEVEEPLKGQMSSFLLSTANQQEISALDSKIHETIESINQLKIQRDFMLSFSRDPKGYVQDLLRSQSRDLKVMTDVAGNPEEERRAEFYHQPWSQEAVSRYFYCKIQQRRQELEQSLVVRNT, translated from the exons CGCCCCGGGATGCCGTCTGGAGCCCGGATGCCCCACCAGGGGGCGCCCATGGGCCCCCCGGGCTCCCCGTACATGGGCAGCCCCGCCGTGCGACCCGGCCTGGCCCCCGCGGGCATGGAGCCCGCCCGCAAGCGAGCAGCGCCCCCGCCCGGGCAGAGCCAGGCACAGAGCCAGGGCCAGCCGGTGCCCACCGCCCCCGCGCGGAGCCGCAG tGCCAAGAGGAGGAAGATGGCTGACAAAATCCTCCCTCAAAGG ATTCGGGAGCTGGTCCCCGAGTCCCAGGCTTACATGGACCTCTTGGCATTTGAGAGGAAACTGGATCAAACCATCATGCGGAAGCGGGTGGACATCCAGGAGGCTCTGAAGAGGCCCATGAAG CAAAAGCGGAAGCTGCGACTCTATATCTCCAACACTTTTAACCCTGCAAAGCCTGATGCTGAGGATTCCGACGGCAGCATTGCCTCCTGGGAGCTACGGGTGGAGGGGAAGCTCCTGGATGAT CCCAGCAAACAGAAGCGGAagttctcttctttcttcaagAGTTTGGTCATCGAGCTGGACAAAGATCTTTATGGCCCTGACAACCACCTCGTTGAG TGGCATCGGACACCCACGACCCAGGAGACGGATGGCTTCCAGGTGAAACGGCCTGGGGACCTGAGTGTGCGCTGCACGCTGCTCCTCATGCTGGACTACCAG cctccccagttcaaACTGGATCCCCGCCTAGCCCGGCTGCTGGGGCTGCACACACAGAGCCGCTCAGCCATCGTCCAGGCCCTGTGGCAGTATGTGAAGACCAACAGGCTGCAGGACTCCCATGACAAGGAATACATCAATGGGGACAAGTATTTCCAGCAG ATTTTTGATTGTCCCCGGCTGAAGTTTTCTGAGATTCCCCAGCGCCTCACAGCCCTGCTATTGCCCCCTGACCCAATTGTCATCAACCATGTCATCAG CGTGGACCCTTCAGACCAGAAGAAGACGGCGTGCTATGACATTGACGTGGAGGTGGAGGAGCCATTAAAGGGGCAGATGAGCAGCTTCCTCCTGTCCACGGCCAACCAGCAGGAGATCAGTGCTCTGGACAGTAAG ATCCATGAGACGATTGAGTCCATAAACCAGCTCAAGATCCAGAGGGACTTCATGCTAAGCTTCTCCAGAGACCCCAAAGGCTATGTCCAAGACCTGCTCCGCTCCCAGAGCCGGGACCTCAAG GTGATGACAGATGTAGCCGGCAACCCCGAAGAGGAGCGCCGGGCTGAGTTCTACCACCAGCCCTGGTCCCAGGAGGCCGTCAGTCGCTACTTCTACTGCAAG ATCCAGCAGCGCAGGCAGGAGCTGGAGCAGTCGCTGGTTGTGCGCAACACCTAG
- the CHPF2 gene encoding chondroitin sulfate glucuronyltransferase isoform X2, whose amino-acid sequence MRLSSLLALLRPALPLILGLSLGCSLSLLRVSWIQGEGEDPCVEAVGERGGPQNPDSRARLDQSDEDFKPRIVPYYRDPNKPYKKVLRTRYIQTELGSRERLLVAVLTSRATLSTLAVAVNRTVAHHFPRLLYFTGQRGARAPAGMQVVSHGDERPAWLMSETLRHLHTHFGADYDWFFIMQDDTYVQAPRLAALAGHLSINQDLYLGRAEEFIGAGEQARYCHGGFGYLLSRSLLLRLRPHLDGCRGDILSARPDEWLGRCLIDSLGVGCVSQHQAQIRNLTVLTPEGEAGLSWPVGLPAPFTPHSRFEVLGWDYFTEQHTFSCADGAPKCPLQGASRADVGDALETALEQLNRRYQPRLRFQKQRLLNGYRRFDPARGMEYTLDLLLECVTQRGHRRALARRVSLLRPLSRVEILPMPYVTEATRVQLVLPLLVAEAAAAPAFLEAFAANVLEPREHALLTLLLVYGPREGGRGAPDPFLGVKAAAAELERRYPGTRLAWLAVRAEAPSQVRLMDVVSKKHPVDTLFFLTTVWTRPGPEVLNRCRMNAISGWQAFFPVHFQEFNPALSPQRSPPGPPGAGPDPPSPPGADPSRGAPIGGRFDRQASAEGCFYNADYLAARARLAGELAGQEEEEALEGLEVMDVFLRFSGLHLFRAVEPGLVQKFSLRDCSPRLSEELYHRCRLSNLEGLGGRAQLAMALFEQEQANST is encoded by the exons ATGCGACTGAGCTCCCTGTTGGCTCTGCTGCGGCCAGCGCTTCCCCTCATCTTAGGGCTGTCTCTGGGGTGCAGCCTGAGCCTCCTGCGGGTTTCCTGGATCCAGGGGGAGGGAGAAGATCCCTGTGTCGAGGCTGTAGGGGAGCGAGGAGGGCCACAGAATCCAGATTCGAGAGCTCGGCTAGACCAAAGTGATGAAGACTTCAAACCCCGGATTGTCCCCTACTACAGGGACCCCAACAAGCCCTACAAGAAGGTGCTCAG GACTCGGTACATCCAGACAGAGCTGGGCTCCCGTGAGCGGTTGCTGGTGGCTGTCCTGACCTCCCGAGCTACACTGTCCACTTTGGCCGTGGCTGTGAACCGTACGGTGGCCCATCACTTCCCTCGGTTACTCTACTTCACTGGGCAGCGGGGGGCCCGGGCTCCAGCAGGGATGCAGGTGGTGTCTCATGGGGATGAGCGGCCCGCCTGGCTCATGTCAGAGACCCTGCGCCACCTTCACACACACTTTGGGGCCGACTACGACTGGTTCTTCATCATGCAGGATGACACATATGTGCAGGCCCCCCGCCTGGCAGCCCTTGCTGGCCACCTCAGCATCAACCAAGACCTGTACTTAGGCCGGGCAGAGGAGTTCATTGGCGCAGGCGAGCAGGCCCGGTACTGTCATGGGGGCTTTGGCTACCTGTTGTCACGGAGTCTCCTGCTTCGTCTGCGGCCACATCTGGATGGCTGCCGAGGAGACATTCTCAGTGCCCGTCCTGACGAGTGGCTTGGACGCTGCCTTATTGACTCTCTGGGCGTCGGTTGTGTCTCACAGCACCAG GCTCAGATCCGGAACCTGACCGTGCTGACCCCCGAAGGGGAGGCAGGGCTGAGCTGGCCCGTTGGGCTCCCTGCTCCTTTCACACCACACTCTCGCTTTGAGGTGCTGGGCTGGGACTACTTCACAGAGCAGCACACCTTCTCCTGTGCAGATGGGGCTCCCAAGTGCCCACTACAGGGGGCTAGCAGGGCGGACGTGGGTGATGCGTTGGAGACTGCCCTGGAGCAGCTCAATCGGCGCTATCAGCCCCGCCTGCGCTTCCAGAAGCAGCGACTGCTCAACGGCTATCGGCGCTTCGACCCAGCACGGGGCATGGAGTACACCCTGGACCTGCTGTTGGAATGTGTGACACAGCGTGGGCACCGGCGGGCCCTAGCTCGCAGGGTCAGCCTGCTGCGGCCACTGAGCCGGGTGGAAATCCTACCTATGCCCTATGTCACTGAGGCCACCCGAGTGCAGCTGGTGCTGCCACTCCTGGTGGCTGAAGCTGCTGCAGCCCCGGCTTTCCTCGAGGCCTTTGCAGCCAATGTCCTGGAGCCACGAGAACATGCATTGCTCACCCTGTTGCTGGTCTACGGGCCACGAGAAGGTGGCCGTGGAGCTCCAGACCCATTTCTTGGGGTGAAGGCTGCAGCAGCTGAGTTAGAGCGACGGTACCCTGGGACGAGGCTGGCCTGGCTCGCTGTGCGAGCAGAGGCCCCTTCCCAGGTGCGACTCATGGATGTGGTCTCGAAGAAGCACCCTGTGGACACTCTCTTCTTCCTTACCACCGTGTGGACAAGGCCTGGGCCCGAAGTCCTCAACCGCTGTCGCATGAATGCCATCTCTGGCTGGCAGGCCTTCTTTCCAGTCCATTTCCAGGAGTTCAATCCTGCCCTGTCACCACAGAGATCACCCCCAGGGCCCCCGGGGGCTGGCCCTGACCCCCCCTCCCCTCCTGGTGCTGACCCCTCCCGGGGGGCTCCTATAGGGGGGAGATTTGACCGGCAGGCTTCTGCGGAGGGCTGCTTCTACAACGCTGACTACCTGGCGGCCCGAGCCCGGCTGGCAGGTGAACTGGCAGgccaggaagaggaggaagccCTGGAGGGGCTGGAGGTGATGGATGTTTTCCTCCGGTTCTCAGGGCTCCACCTCTTTCGGGCCGTAGAGCCAGGGCTGGTGCAGAAGTTCTCCCTGCGGGACTGCAGCCCACGGCTCAGTGAGGAACTCTACCACCGCTGCCGCCTCAGCAACCTGGAGGGGCTAGGGGGCCGTGCCCAGCTGGCTATGGCTCTCTTTGAGCAGGAGCAGGCCAATAGCACTTAG